One Nitrosomonas sp. PY1 DNA window includes the following coding sequences:
- a CDS encoding formate/nitrite transporter family protein, whose product MSYVKPHDVVESMLQAGAKKAALPVKHLLIRGFLAGAFLGYATTLAILATTQTGWGIVGAVVFPIGLVMIVLLGLELATSNFALIPIAVKDHRISYQSLLKNWFWVLLGNFLGSVTYAYLYCIVATKMGTVDPETLPALQRTIMIAEAKTLEYAKLGWDGTVTAFTSAILCNWMVTLGAVMAFTSTATIGKIVAMWLPIMTFFGLGYEHAIVNMFVIPAGILLGAPISWWDWWLWNGIPVIAGNLFGGMLFTGFMLYWTHALQSNPES is encoded by the coding sequence GTGAGTTACGTAAAACCACATGACGTTGTTGAAAGCATGCTACAGGCAGGTGCTAAGAAAGCTGCCTTACCAGTCAAGCACTTATTGATTCGCGGTTTTCTGGCGGGCGCTTTTTTGGGATATGCCACTACGTTGGCCATACTGGCAACAACACAAACCGGGTGGGGGATCGTGGGTGCAGTGGTGTTTCCAATTGGTTTAGTCATGATCGTACTGCTTGGATTGGAATTGGCAACCAGTAATTTTGCGTTGATACCGATTGCTGTCAAAGATCATAGAATTTCATATCAATCGTTATTGAAGAATTGGTTTTGGGTTTTGCTGGGGAATTTTTTGGGCAGTGTAACGTATGCTTATTTGTATTGTATCGTGGCGACCAAAATGGGTACGGTCGACCCGGAAACGCTACCAGCGTTGCAACGCACGATCATGATCGCGGAGGCTAAGACGCTCGAATACGCAAAATTGGGTTGGGATGGAACGGTAACCGCTTTTACCAGTGCGATCTTGTGTAATTGGATGGTGACGCTGGGCGCTGTGATGGCTTTCACGTCGACAGCCACGATTGGAAAAATTGTCGCGATGTGGTTGCCCATCATGACATTCTTTGGTTTGGGCTATGAGCATGCGATTGTGAATATGTTCGTCATTCCTGCGGGGATTTTACTGGGTGCTCCCATCTCTTGGTGGGATTGGTGGTTGTGGAACGGTATTCCGGTGATCGCAGGCAATTTGTTCGGTGGTATGTTGTTCACCGGTTTTATGCTGTACTGGACTCATGCGCTGCAATCAAATCCTGAATCGTGA